Genomic window (Vigna unguiculata cultivar IT97K-499-35 chromosome 10, ASM411807v1, whole genome shotgun sequence):
taaattctttaaaaaattccAGAGGGGTAAGAAATGATAGAAATGAAATGCAAATATGTTGTATACTTATTATGTAAGTCACTGGATTTCTGAGTTGTGGCCCTAAGTTGATGccaagtgaaaaagaaaaaaacagacATTACTAGCACGGGCAAAAGGAATGTAAAATGAGGGTAAAAGAAGAGAAAGCATACCTCATGATCAAGCAACAAATTTTCAGGCTTGATATCCCTGTGAATGACATGCTTCTCGTGACAATATGCCAATGCCTTTGTGAGgcttaaaatatactaaaattatcaaatgtaaGAAAGCTACGAGTTAAAATATTGAACATAATACAAACATGAAAAAAACTTACTTAAAAATAGTATATGGGCAAgcataaaatataacataaaccctcataaaaaaaatttctgaTCCCTTCCACTCAAATTCTTTATAGTTCCCATCCTATCTGTccagttatttaattaattttctcatAAAAACTTTATGGCTTCTTTCTGCTggaattttcttttctcatgtCAAACACAATGCCTAGAACCAAAGAAAATTCATTCAGCCACTAAGCCAGAGTTACACTACCCCCAAAAATCAAAGCATTAACAAGTGTTAATTAAATGACACTAGAGTCATGAAGGGCGTAATAGCAAGGTAAAAGGTTACACAAGTTAGACAAGTCAGCCTTCATATCATAAGTCAATATTCTAGATAAATCCAAGCCAAAAAACCAAGCTTATGTTACTTTATTTCATGGTTTCAAAATTTCATACATAAAACAGTAAAGACGGAAGAATAATAGTAATGTTACTGTTTCCATACAAATatgaaaacaagaaagaaaacagAGAATAATCTCTTAAACTAAACACTCCCTCAACAAACCATAGCACACATTTCAAcgtaaaatttataattaagtttaattcaaaGCATGCATAGAAGGAGTCAGGAGTAGGGACCAACAacattcaaaatcaattctaccaaaatttaaaacaaatagacATAAGGATGTTGAAATCACAAGTTTGCCAGAGATTGAGTCAATTTACCGTATATAAGTGGAAGCAAACTTCACTTTACAAGTTGATATTGTGTAGATAAGTTAGGCTTAAATTAACTTCTTAATATCATATCACTTCCTAAGATATCCGTGCCTTGATGTGTGAGGTGTGTATTGGAGATCTCACGTTGACGAGAAATAATGtctatttacaatatataaatggagTAGACCTAAAGGTTGAAGAATTTTTAAGTAACTTTGGATTAAAGTTACAGGAGTAGTTTTACAGTACTCCAAAATCTTAGTGTTGCATCCAAAATTACTGTAACAAACAAACACTTTGTTTTAGAATAAAAGTATCCAAACATAGATGACTTaacttcaaaaattaatttcattcaatATCGATCTTGTAAGCATGCAGACAAACATACACTAACAACATGATTGGTTGCCCATCGAATGAAGTCAAACCCAACCCATGATCCATATTTGAGCTGCAACTACTTCCATTTTTAAATAGCATGAATGTGCAACTCTAATTAGAAAATCAAACATGGTATGAATCTTCAACAATCGTATATAATATTGAAGATCCCAATTAATTAGATATAAGACCAATTTACGGTATATAAGTAAGAACAATCATTATCTTACATGCAAATTTGGTGTTAAgatgagttaggcttaaaatcaCTTCCTAGTATCATAATATAGTCTACCTAGTAAAGTTTGTTAGGTCTATCATATTACCTATTATTGAATTACTGTAGGACCACGCACGACATGTCCATGCCTCAACATGAAGGAAGAATATCAGATGGTACAATAGATCCAATAGATATTTCCATATTGAACTAGACAGGATGTTCAAATGGAGCAGCAGCAATGATCAAGGATATTTAACTACCTTGGAGCAGCAAAAATGTTCTCTTAGGACAGAAAAATGTTCAGGAACTTTTCTTTACCAAGGAGCAGAATACAATTCAAGGACATTTGGTTACCATTGGGCCGTATAATATGCCTTGTAGTAGCAAAATCTTCTGATGGATCAATACAATGATAAATGCCTTTTCTTAATTATGGAGCAGCAACATCATCTCATGGAGTAGCAGAAAGTCACGAAACATATCTTAACCACATGGGCAGTTTCCTCCACCATATTTGTGACCGTTCAGCAGCAAAATGAGTGAGAAAATTTTGCAACCATGGAAAAGCATAATGTCCAAGAACATTTAGGATCATTGGAACTGTAGAACATTCTCGTGGAACTGTAGAATATTCCCATGGAAGGGCAGAATGACCAAGAAAATTTGGATGGCATGGAACTGCAAAATTTCATGCAACTGCACAACATTATCATTGGAGGTCAGAACGCTCCAGAATATTTGGAAATCATTACGCTGCAGAATATTCTCATAAAGGAGTAGAATGCGCCAGAACAATTTACAACAGTGAGCAGCAGAATGTGCCAGAACAGTTGGCAACAGTAGAGCAGCAGAATGTGTCAATAACCATGAAGCGGGAGGATGTGGCAGAACAATCAAAAactatgaagaaaaaaaaatgtgcaaGAAAACTTTGCAACCATGGACAAGAACATTTAGAAATCATGGAACTGCATAATATTCTCATGGAAGAACAGAACCAGAAACATTTGGATAGCATGGAACAGCAAAAAATTTTCATGGAACTACACAACTTTATCATTGAAGGTCAGAATGCTCTAGAATATTAGGAAATCATAACGCTGCAGAATATTCTCAAGAAGGAGTAGAATGTGCCGGAACAATTTGCAACAGCGGAGTAGCAGAATGTGCCAAAACAATTGGCAACCATGGAGCAGTAGAATGTGCAAGAAACCATGAAACTGGAGAATGTGGCTGAACATCTACAACCGTGATGCAGCAAAAAGTGCGAGAAAATTAAGTAACCATTGAACAGTAGAATGTGGAACAAAGAAAATTTTGTAGTCGTGAAGCAGAAGAATGTTCACATAATGATCGTGTCCATTGTTTCAGCAGGAAGACCCCTAGAATATCAAGATTCAACTACAGGAAAATGATCTAAAATGTCAACTTCTCATACAAACTAAGAACCAAAAAGATTCTTGCTACCTATGATCAATGCTATTGCTACTCAAACTgaagaagaaattaaaattgttatttggGATCTCCAACACATCCTTTTATGCCAAGACCATCCCGTGCTTGAAACTACATTTTTGTGGGTAGTCTAATAACAGATGATGGGTGACACAATATGTTTAACAAGCCTTAGTAAGctaatatattagaaaataaaagtcTAACTTATCCTCATAAGAAGTAATGATTGTTCAATCTACATACTCAACTTCCAAACCAAACCGGTTTTGTTGGCATGAGAATTAGTTAAACTTTAACGTATTTTCTAATCATTCTCTAATATAGAGAGACACATTGACAATAAGAAAGGACTACCGTGGCAGCTTGTTGCTCGCTGAAATGCCCTTTTCTGCTAAGCTCCTTGTAAAGCTCACCATTGTGAGCATATTCCAGGATCAAAAAGACGTTCTCAGAGTCATGAAACCAGCCATACAGACGAAGGATGTTCGGATGCTTAAGACTGAACTGAATCTCCATCTCCCTCCTCAGTTGATGATGGATTTTGTACTTCTCTAGTTGCTCCTTCGAAATAACCTTCAATGCAACAACAAATTTGCTCTGCAAAAGCCAAACAAATAAACTAACAACAATTAAGCAAATCCCTTCAGCGATTTCGTCGAATTTCAAAATTCCAAGTTCCCGAAAACCTAAAAACTTTGGCGATTTGAAATTTCTTTTGAAGAAATTGAAACCTTGCGTTCTCTGGCGACATAAACTCTGCCGAATTTCCCTTTTCCGAGAGGCTTTCCGATCTCGAAGTCACGGAGGCACCATTGTCGTTCCGAGTTTTCGTCCATTTTCTGATGCGACGAGTGTTTTCAGTATTTGAATTCGTTCGAAGCCGCGTAACTTCAACCGCACCGTTCAGTATTTTTTGAATGCAACTATCTGTAGCATTATATAAACCGCGTACGAATCACTACTTGGTTGATAgtgtgaaaaaatattatatattatttattatatgaaaatattatctgttatttattatatctattattatattattatatatacatatgaaaaaatatatcattttggtgtcttaaaaatgaaaatgatttatttattatttattaaaataataaataattaattttttttttaaataattaaataattccCCGGAAAATTAActgttatataaattttaatatatttgatattttaaaaaaaattacattcatTTGACACTCTAgaaatattcttttaaagatttgtcactaattaactattgaaattttgaaacagACATGAATTAATTTGAATGCTATAACAATgtctaatataaaaaatggtaatgtcttttttatttttctaacttaaTATAATCTTTAAAATAGCCAAGTAAAAACAATCTTAGAAGAAAGTAGCTTTCAATTAAGCCTTTCAAAGAAGATAATTAAGTTGGTAAATGACAATTCTAAATTCTAATCCATAGTTGAGGTTGATGACTCAACCACTCCACAGTTGACGTTGACAACAAAGCCAACGTCTGAATAACAAAAAATCTCGAATAAACAAAAAAGTCTGTGTTCGAAAGGATTTTAGAACAACCAAACATCACTGCagggttaaaagaaaaaagaatctCTTTGAATCTGAAGAGAAAACACACACAGAAAGATGGATCTTTTGTATACCCTATTGAGTTTCATAGCTTTTTCTCTTCTGGGTATCTTCGTAGTCTTCTGTTTCATCATGTTGACCATGATTCTGGGAAAATCCATTGGAGACCCTGATTATGCTCCTGTGAAAGGAACAGTGTTTAACCAGCTTTTCTACTTCAACACACTCCATGACTACCAAGCTGAAATGGCCAAGACTCATCCAACTTTTCGTCTTCTGGCTCCTGATCAAAGCGAGTTGTACACTGCAGACCCCAGAAATGTTGAACACATACTGAAAACCAAGTTTGATAAGTACTCAAAAGGCAAGTATAACCAGGATATTATGATTGATCTTTTTGGTGAGGGGATTTTTGCAGTTGATGGTGACAAGTGGAGGCAGCAAAGGAAGCTTGCAAGTTATGAATTCTCCACAAGGGTTCTTAGAGATTTCAGTTGTTCTGTTTTTAGAATAAATGCTGCCAAGTTGGTCAGGGTTATCTCAGAATTTTCCCGTCAGGGTCAAGTTTTTGATATGCAGGTGAGTGGTTATAATTTCCTAGAAACTAGTATATGATTGTGGAAGGATTggaatttttgttttgaatttgtcAAGGATCttcattttgattctttttgggaCAATTTTTCAGTGACTCTTGCAAGTATATGAATTGAGTTTTATCGGTAAGTTAACCAAGTATTTCACAGCTTAGTCTTTTAGGAATAAAGAAAAGTGGACCAAAGATTATATATTAAACTATATGCTAACATTATATATGTTAGACTTAGGATTTATTTGATCTTGTTAAGAAACggaaacaatataattaaaacataaatttcgTTATGATAGATTATAATAAACCTAacctaatttcaaataagatttgtattcatttattttaaattagttttatttttaattgggGTGCCACTtccaatattattatttttttgttaattactaACATTAATTTTAGTTGAAATCAATGTTTGTTACTTTTCTAGGACATGCTAATGAGATGCACTTTGGACTCAATATTCAAAGTTGGGTTTGGAGCAGAATTGGACTGCTTGGAGGGATCAAGCAAAAAGGGAAGCAAATTCATGAAGGCCTTTGATGAATCAAATGCTTTGACTTATTGGCGTTATGTTGATCCTTTCTGGAAGCTTAAGAGGTTTCTTAACATTGGTTGTGAAGCTACCCTAAAgagaaacataaaaataatagatgatTTTGTGCATGAATTAATCAATACCAGAAAAGCACAATTTGCAATTCAGCAAGAATCTGTGAGTAGatctatattcatttattatgttttttactcAAAATGGTTTCAATTTCATTTGAATAGATAATATACTTAATATACTAAAAAGAGTTTATGGATTCAATATGTTTTAGTCTCTAAACTTAGacgtgaaattgaaatttgtcctCGTCACAAACCTTGAAACATTTTagtccttaaactttaaaaataaatgaataacaaaGGTGTTAAATATTTGAGCTAGAATTTATCAAATGTGCAAACAACTCAAAAGTTTGCCTCAGACGTCATTGAGTTAGAAAAactatatctattcatttttaaaatttgaagaccaaactgtattaaattttgaaacaaggacaaattctaatttttataaaattttaaggactaaaaacatatttaatctaaaattgaTTGGTTTCATAATGTTacactttaattttcaaacaaatgtataatcttcttttttcattttcaaccaATCAAAGTAGAAGCCATAGTTTAAGGTCACTTATTACCAAGGTTACTTTGATTTTCAGAATGTTAAAGAGGACATACTATCAAGATTTTTGATTGAGAGCAAGAAGGACAAAGAAACCATGACTGATCAGTATTTGAGAGACATAATTCTAAACTTTATGATAGCTGGCAAAGACACAAGTGCAAACACTCTTTCATGGTTCTTCTACATGCTATGCAAGAACCCTCTTGTTGAGGAAAAGATTGTACAAGAAGTGAGAGATGTGACTTGTAGCCATGAAAGTGAGGAAAACATAGATAAATTTGTGGCCAAAATAACAGATGACACCCTTGATAAAATGCACTATCTTCATGCAGCGTTGACAGAAACCTTGAGACTTTACCCTGCAGTTCCTACGGTACCTTCTATAAAACTTTCTCACAAACATATAGTTTGTATCTCTATAGAATTTCTATTATAGTACTAGTTTCATGTTTTATTGACTATCATAGTAgcatatatatacattattatatGATGAGTTTTTTTAAGTGGAGGATTCACTAGAGATATTACATAAATGTGATATGAGTTCAACCCCATAAAAAATTGACTGTTTATAACTAAAAATCTGAGTTTATGAATCTTTAGTCACCAAGACAAATCTGCAGTTCTGATATCACCTTTTCTGAAGGAGTTCATTAGGAAAggattatataaatgttatatgagAAATTACATAAGTTTTAACCTAAAGCCTTAAGACAATAGATTTATGAGTAATTTTTCTTATACGGTGTTTAACTTTGTTACTTATATCTATTGTGTTTCACTACTCCCAACTTTATGTTACAAAAGAACATCTTCTATTGGTTTTTCCTATTcaataagttatatatgttgattgTGATGATTTTGTGTTTGAGATGATTCAAATTGAAGGATGGAAGAGCTGCAGAGGCAGATGATGTTCTTCCTGATGGGCACAAACTGAAAAAGGGTGATGGAGTTTACTATTTGGCCTATGGTATGGGTCGAATGTGCTCCATTTGGGGTGAAGATGCTGAGGAATTTCGTCCTGAAAGATGGCTCAACAATGGGGTTTTTGAGTCTCAATCTCCATTCAAATTCATAGCTTTCCATGTTTGTGCTTTtatattttcctctaaattaagttgttttctttattctttacaTAAAGAGTCATCATTCACACTAGAAATGAAATTGACATGTGTTTCTTAGAAGGAAAATTAtcactaatatataattaatttgaaactTTTTATCCTTCCATTGATGTTTGtaagtttaatttataattagtttccTCCAACATGgttatatattaatatcaattttctttaataaatatgtttataaattacTAAAGACGAAACACTTGCTCAATTATCTTAAAGAATTTTACCAAGAAAATGAAGTAACTTCATCTTAACATCgagaaattatatattatgattttatagaCATAATTATGGATGTTTTAATGAATGTGTGATTGCAGGCTGGACCACGAATATGCTTAGGGAAGGATTTTGCTTACAGACAGATGAAAATATTAGCAATGGCTCTTCTTCGTTTCTTCAAGTTCAAACTTGCAAATGGAACACAAAATGTGACTTATAAGGTTATGATTACGCTTCACATTGACAATGGTCTTCCTATTTGTGCAATTCCAAGGTCATGAAGAAGACATCATTGTATATGTGTTTATAACATATGAATGTTGTATATTTtccaaacctttttttttcctttttatgatATTGGCTTGTCATATATGATGAATTTTGTTAGgtgtttaacttttttcttgCCTTTGTAAATTTAAAGTTAGGATGCATTGTGtgagtataaatatattttgaagtttTAACGAACTTCAATGTACGTCTAGagaatatcattataatatatatatatatatatatatatatatatatatatatatatatatatattaaaatttagaagtTTCTCTCTTAACAAATTCTCATACAAAAATACTTAATTGTATGTTTGGACAAGATAATTCAagagagtaattcatttatttgaagaatttgaaattcttccaagaaaaatgacatattttaattaggaaattaaaaaggaaattaaaattgagGAATTTTAAGAAGacatttcaaataactaaatttgaaattcactcaaaaaaaaaaattgaaattcccCAAATCGTGGAATTGCTTATTGGTTAGGACAAAAGAAAATCTATAGGTCCAAAAAGTTGAATCAGATCGAGTAGAAGGTCGTGTCAGGTCAAGAAGAAGGTCAAGTTGGGTTGAGTCGGGCTGAAGATCGAGTCAACCAAAACAAAGGTCAAGCTAGGTCAGTCCGGATCGGATCGAAGGTCAAATCGGGTTGAGTCAGACTGAAGGTCGAATCAACCAGAACAAAGGCAAGTTGGGTTGGTCCAAGTTGAGTCTAAGGGTCAAACCAGGTCGAGTCAGATTGAGCCCGGTCAAAGGCTGCGCCAAGTCAAAATCGACTTGAAGTAAAAGTCAAGACAAGTTGTACTGAATTGAAAGTCGAACTAATTTAGTTAAACTCagagataaaattaattaaattactttacccaaacaaaaaaattaaaaattaaaatatttaaattactttatctaaattaattatttaataaataaagaaaattaaattaaaataattcgattattatatattttaatttcttaaaattattaaaatcctTCGTCCAAACAGACCGTAAATGTTATAACTCTCCGTTAACTTTATATTGAGGTGACAAAGTCCTATTTATACAACAAATACCGTTATAATGACGGACGCCAAACAAGTTTAGACTAAAGAAAAAGAGACGTGCATAATAAGAAGGTAATGCTAAGACGCTAACGACCTATT
Coding sequences:
- the LOC114165796 gene encoding serine/threonine-protein kinase Aurora-3-like: MDENSERQWCLRDFEIGKPLGKGKFGRVYVARERKSKFVVALKVISKEQLEKYKIHHQLRREMEIQFSLKHPNILRLYGWFHDSENVFLILEYAHNGELYKELSRKGHFSEQQAATYILSLTKALAYCHEKHVIHRDIKPENLLLDHEGRLKIADFGWSVQSRSKRHTMCGTLDYLAPEMVENKAHDYAVDNWTLGILCYEFLYGAPPFEAESQVDTFRRIMKVDLSFPSTPYVSSEAKHLISRLLVKDSSRRLSLQRIMEHPWIIKNANAIGVCS
- the LOC114165734 gene encoding cytochrome P450 704C1-like produces the protein MDLLYTLLSFIAFSLLGIFVVFCFIMLTMILGKSIGDPDYAPVKGTVFNQLFYFNTLHDYQAEMAKTHPTFRLLAPDQSELYTADPRNVEHILKTKFDKYSKGKYNQDIMIDLFGEGIFAVDGDKWRQQRKLASYEFSTRVLRDFSCSVFRINAAKLVRVISEFSRQGQVFDMQDMLMRCTLDSIFKVGFGAELDCLEGSSKKGSKFMKAFDESNALTYWRYVDPFWKLKRFLNIGCEATLKRNIKIIDDFVHELINTRKAQFAIQQESNVKEDILSRFLIESKKDKETMTDQYLRDIILNFMIAGKDTSANTLSWFFYMLCKNPLVEEKIVQEVRDVTCSHESEENIDKFVAKITDDTLDKMHYLHAALTETLRLYPAVPTDGRAAEADDVLPDGHKLKKGDGVYYLAYGMGRMCSIWGEDAEEFRPERWLNNGVFESQSPFKFIAFHAGPRICLGKDFAYRQMKILAMALLRFFKFKLANGTQNVTYKVMITLHIDNGLPICAIPRS